The Caloenas nicobarica isolate bCalNic1 chromosome Z, bCalNic1.hap1, whole genome shotgun sequence genome has a segment encoding these proteins:
- the PDZK1IP1 gene encoding PDZK1-interacting protein 1, translating to MPARCLLCLLLGLLLAPEPACCQQARGSLQPWSQGVIAVVVFLVLVAIAFMVNKFWCKEKVENVETVVSVENKHEAVMSNGHEGRYVTTAADFRSKESQHAYENVLEPEERVITTAM from the exons ATGCCTGcccgctgcctcctctgcctgctcctggggctgctcctggcgCCGGagcctgcctgctgccagcaag cccGGGGCAGCCTCCAGCCGTGGTCACAGGGTGTCATCGCAGTGGTTGTGTTTCTAGTCCTGGTGGCCATAGCTTTTATGGTCAATAAGTTCTGGTGTAAGGAGAAAGT GGAGAATGTTGAGACAGTGGTGAGTGTCGAGAACAAGCACGAGGCCGTCATGTCCAATGGCCATGAAGGGAGATACGTAACTACGGCAGCCGACTTCAG GTCCAAAGAGAGCCAGCACGCCTACGAGAATGTCCTGGAGCCCGAGGAGAGGGTGATCACCACGGCCATGTAG
- the TAL1 gene encoding T-cell acute lymphocytic leukemia protein 1 has product MTMDRPPAPPPPSDPRDARPPRRHDSEPETTSEPEGSRGGMDAPADPQLLLNGAAKEAGRPSPGPPAAPVPVIELVRRGGSLDIKSREAAGETMQRAPGADPCRAAEAACEARMVQLSPPALPLQPPGRAMLYNLGQPLATINSGFFGEPDSFSMYGSNRVKRRPSPYEMEITDGPHTKVVRRIFTNSRERWRQQNVNGAFAELRKLIPTHPPDKKLSKNEILRLAMKYINFLAKLLNDQEEEGNQRGKVNKDSGIVQEDLLQDMLSPNSSCGSSLDGAASPDSFTEEHETLDSKHTRSLHHAILPVEGNAQR; this is encoded by the exons AT GACGATGGACAGGCcacccgccccgccgccccccagtgacccccgcGATGCCCGCCCTCCCCGGCGGCACGACTCGGAACCGGAGACCACGAGCGAGCCGGAGGGCAGCCGCGGGGGCATGGATGCGCCGGCCgacccccagctgctgctcaacGGGGCGGCCAAGGAGGCGGGCCGGCCCTCCCCCgggccccccgccgcccccgtgCCCGTCATCGAGCTGGTGCGCCGGGGGGGCTCTCTGGACATAAAAAGCCGGGAGGCGGCGGGTGAGACGATGCAGAGAGCGCCGGGCGCTGATCCGTGCCGCGCCGCCGAAGCCGCCTGCGAGGCCCGCATGGTGCAGCTGAGCCCCCCCGCGCTCCCGCTGCAGCCCCCCGGCAGGGCCATGCTCTACAACCTGGGCCAGCCGCTGGCCACCATCAACAG CGGGTTTTTCGGCGAACCGGACTCCTTCTCCATGTACGGCAGCAACCGAGTGAAGAGGAGACCCTCTCCCTACGAGATGGAGATCACTGACG GTCCTCATACGAAAGTGGTTCGTCGCATTTTTACCAATAGCCGGGAGAGATGGAGACAACAGAATGTCAACGGAGCTTTTGCAGAGCTTCGCAAGCTCATCCCCACCCACCCGCCTGACAAAAAACTGAGCAAGAATGAGATTCTGCGACTGGCTATGAAATACATCAACTTCCTGGCCAAGCTGCTCAATGaccaggaggaagaaggaaaccAAAGGGGCAAAGTGAACAAAGACTCTGGGATAGTCCAGGAAGACCTCCTGCAGGACATGTTGTCTCCCAACTCTAGCTGTGGAAGTTCTTTAGACGGAGCGGCGAGCCCGGACAGCTTCACAGAGGAGCACGAAACACTAGATTCAAAGCACACACGGAGCCTGCACCATGCTATTCTCCCTGTCGAAGGCAACGCGCAGCGGTGA